A portion of the Sebastes fasciatus isolate fSebFas1 chromosome 2, fSebFas1.pri, whole genome shotgun sequence genome contains these proteins:
- the trappc2l gene encoding trafficking protein particle complex subunit 2-like protein: protein MAVCIAVIAKENYPLYIRSVATQNELKFHYTVHTSLDVVEEKISAVGKSLGDQRELYLGLLYPTEDYKVYGYVTNSKVKFVIVVDSSNTSLRDNEIRSMFRKLHNSFTDVMCNPFHNPGDTIQSKAFDGIVSGMMVQTG, encoded by the exons ATGGCTGTGTGCATAGCAGTGATCGCAAAAGAG AACTACCCGCTGTATATCCGCAGTGTGGCCACTCAGAATGAGCTGAAGTTCCACTACACAGTGCACACCTCTCTGGATGTGGTGGAGGAGAAGATCTCTGCAGTGGGCAAGTCTCTGGGAGACCAGAGAGAGCTGTACCTGGGTCTGCTCTATCCCACTGAAGACTACAAAGT ATATGGCTATGTAACCAACTCCAAGGTGAAATTCGTCATTGTTGTGGACTCGTCAAATACATCATTACGGGACAATGAAATTAGAAGT ATgttcagaaaattacacaaCTCTTTCACCGATGTAATGTGCAACCCATTCCACAATCCCGGGGACACCATTCAGTCCAA GGCCTTTGATGGCATCGTATCTGGAATGATGGTGCAAACTGGCTGA
- the pabpn1l gene encoding embryonic polyadenylate-binding protein 2 isoform X1, whose product MAEHHLEYGYLEGESILGEHYAEDPELAAIKARVQELEMEEETERMREEEERCDAIDMQLLTSSPRPGETARPFYNMTPEERIDADNRSVYVGNVDYGATADELEIHFNGCGPVNRVTILCDRFSGHPKGFAYIEFSDRDSVQSAIGLHETLFRGRVLKVMPKRTNMPGISTTDRGGHRGGHTRGRGRGYRPPRYPNSSRGRFRYQSTRPPHQTPHPYYGGPAVGKRQWGHMDYHEQMPKRYPCLLLITPPSEELGPGSSGQHYPQQR is encoded by the exons ATGGCGGAACATCATCTGGAGTACGGCTACCTGGAGGGCGAGTCCATCCTCGGGGAGCATTACGCAGAGGACCCG gagcTGGCGGCCATCAAGGCCAGAGTTCAGGAGCTGGAGATggaagaagagacagagagaatgagggaggaggaggagaggtgtgaTGCCATAGACATGCAGCTCCTGACCAGCAGCCCCCGGCCTGGTGAGACAGCCC GCCCTTTCTACAATATGACTCCTGAGGAGAGGATAGACGCAGACAACCGATCGGTCTATGTAGGAAAT GTAGACTATGGTGCTACCGCAGACGAGCTGGAGATCCATTTCAACGGCTGTGGTCCCGTCAACCGGGTGACCATCCTGTGTGACAGGTTCTCGGGACATCCCAAGGG CTTTGCTTACATTGAGTTCTCTGATCGAGACTCCGTGCAGAGTGCTATCGGTTTGCATGAGACCTTGTTCAGAGGGAGAGTCCTTAAG GTAATGCCTAAAAGGACCAACATGCCCGGCATCAGCACCACAGACAGGGGAGGACACCGAGGTGGCCACACCAGAGGCAGAGGCCGAGGTTACCGTCCGCCCCGATACCCTAACAGCTCTCGAGGTAGGTTCCGGTACCAGTCGACCAGGCCACCACATCAAACCCCCCACCCTTACTACGGAGGCCCCGCGGTGGGGAAGAGACAGTGGGGACACATGGACTACCACGAACAGATGCCTAAACGTTACCCATGTCTTCTTCTCATCACCCCACCGTCGGAGGAGTTGGGGCCAGGGTCGAGTGGACAGCACTACCCTCAACAGCGCTAG
- the pabpn1l gene encoding embryonic polyadenylate-binding protein 2 isoform X2, with product MAEHHLEYGYLEGESILGEHYAEDPELAAIKARVQELEMEEETERMREEEERCDAIDMQLLTSSPRPGPFYNMTPEERIDADNRSVYVGNVDYGATADELEIHFNGCGPVNRVTILCDRFSGHPKGFAYIEFSDRDSVQSAIGLHETLFRGRVLKVMPKRTNMPGISTTDRGGHRGGHTRGRGRGYRPPRYPNSSRGRFRYQSTRPPHQTPHPYYGGPAVGKRQWGHMDYHEQMPKRYPCLLLITPPSEELGPGSSGQHYPQQR from the exons ATGGCGGAACATCATCTGGAGTACGGCTACCTGGAGGGCGAGTCCATCCTCGGGGAGCATTACGCAGAGGACCCG gagcTGGCGGCCATCAAGGCCAGAGTTCAGGAGCTGGAGATggaagaagagacagagagaatgagggaggaggaggagaggtgtgaTGCCATAGACATGCAGCTCCTGACCAGCAGCCCCCGGCCTG GCCCTTTCTACAATATGACTCCTGAGGAGAGGATAGACGCAGACAACCGATCGGTCTATGTAGGAAAT GTAGACTATGGTGCTACCGCAGACGAGCTGGAGATCCATTTCAACGGCTGTGGTCCCGTCAACCGGGTGACCATCCTGTGTGACAGGTTCTCGGGACATCCCAAGGG CTTTGCTTACATTGAGTTCTCTGATCGAGACTCCGTGCAGAGTGCTATCGGTTTGCATGAGACCTTGTTCAGAGGGAGAGTCCTTAAG GTAATGCCTAAAAGGACCAACATGCCCGGCATCAGCACCACAGACAGGGGAGGACACCGAGGTGGCCACACCAGAGGCAGAGGCCGAGGTTACCGTCCGCCCCGATACCCTAACAGCTCTCGAGGTAGGTTCCGGTACCAGTCGACCAGGCCACCACATCAAACCCCCCACCCTTACTACGGAGGCCCCGCGGTGGGGAAGAGACAGTGGGGACACATGGACTACCACGAACAGATGCCTAAACGTTACCCATGTCTTCTTCTCATCACCCCACCGTCGGAGGAGTTGGGGCCAGGGTCGAGTGGACAGCACTACCCTCAACAGCGCTAG
- the cbfa2t3 gene encoding protein CBFA2T3 isoform X1, which produces MSSKVHLERQRKVDQRAGASSAPAFAPRVPTVTLISHRELRGKHTNGHRLQHGSLDLNLATGGYYRCSEGRRVQKVGTMPDSPADVKTQPRSTPPTMPPPPPAVSQATNRNASFTPATSKSMLNGSSHSPTSLNGAPSTPNGFSNGPAMSSTASLSNQQLPPACGARQLCKLKRFLTTLQQFGNDISPEIGERVRSLVLGLVNSTLTIEEFHSKLHEATNFPLRPFVIPFLKANLPLLQRELLHCARLAKQTPAQYLAQHEQLLLDANASSPLDSSEIMLEMNEHGKRRTPDRTKDSSERDGLHPEHLAKRPCTISPSQRFSPSTGLPAHPPPNGLPTHPPNGLPHPPNPQVGPQHYRLEDMALAHQYRDAYRHNEHRDPRDRHRPTAVHGARQEEVIDHRLTDREWAEEWKHLDNLLNCIMDMVEKTRRSLTVLRRCQEADREEMNHWIRRYSDVEEMKKGGSNGQHCLPPPPPPLPPPTPHHNSSSNTASSSESLPVGTPSAAERQTGRQTEIHRDFLHRPPSGYLPEEIWRKAGTTSIPLSPALKHLQNRQEEAVNEVKRQAMSELQKAVSDAERKAHEMISAERSKMERALADAKRQASEDALTVINQQEDSSESCWNCGRKASETCSGCNTARYCGSFCQHKDWEKHHHVCGQGLQGMPGGSSVPLGTPSSASSSAPPTHSESTPPGALSLAGQSSIAGGAGSGSGSVSASPKESSSSSASRSTTPATPALLDATSR; this is translated from the exons GTAGAAGAGTGCAGAAGGTTGGAACAATGCCAGATTCACCTGCGGATGTGAAAACCCAGCCCAGGTCCACCCCACCCACCATGCCTCCTCCACCCCCGGCGGTCAGCCAAGCAACCAATCGCAATGCTTCATTCACCCCTGCTACCAGTAAATCAA TGCTGAACGGGAGCAGCCACTCTCCTACGTCGCTGAACGGTGCTCCGTCCACTCCTAACGGCTTCAGTAATGGGCCGGCCATGTCTTCGACGGCCTCGCTTTCCAACCAGCAGCTACCGCCGGCCTGCGGCGCCCGGCAACTCTGCAAACTGAAGCGCTTCCTGACCACGCTGCAGCAGTTCGGCAACGACATATCGCCGGAGATTGGGGAGAGAGTGCGCAGCCTTGTGCTGGGGCTGGTG AACTCCACTCTCACCATCGAAGAGTTTCACTCCAAACTTCACGAGGCCACCAACTTCCCTCTGAGGCCGTTCGTCATTCCCTTCCTGAAG GCAAACCTGCCCCTGCTGCAGAGAGAGTTGCTCCACTGTGCCAGGTTGGCCAAGCAGACTCCAGCTCAGTATCTGGCCCAACACGAGCAGCTTCTCCTGGACGCCAATGCCAGCTCGCCCCTCGACTCCTCCGAGATCATGCTAGAGATGAATGAGCACGGCAAGAGAAGGACCCCTGACAG GACCAAAGACAGCTCAGAGAGAGATGGGTTACACCCGGAGCACCTGGCTAAGAGGCCCTGCACCATCAGCCCCAGTCAACGCTTCAGCCCCAGCACGGGTCTCCCCGCTCACCCGCCTCCCAACGGCCTCCCCACACACCCTCCCAACGGCCTGCCCCACCCACCCAACCCCCAAGTAGGACCCCAGCACTATCGCTTAGAAGACATGGCCCTGGCGCACCAATACAGAGACGCTTATAGACATAATGAGCACCGCGACCCCCGAGACCGGCACCGGCCGACAG CAGTGCATGGAGCCCGCCAAGAGGAGGTGATTGACCACCGTCTTACAGATCGAGAGTGGGCAGAGGAATGGAAGCACCTCGATAAT CTGCTGAACTGCATCATGGACATGGTGGAGAAGACGCGCCGCTCCCTGACGGTGCTGCGCCGCTGCCAGGAGGCCGACCGCGAGGAGATGAATCACTGGATTCGGCGTTACAGCGACGTGGAGGAGATGAAAAAAGGTGGGAGCAACGGACAGCactgccttcctcctcctcctcctcctcttcctcctcctactcctcacCACAACTCCTCCTCCAACACAGCTAGCAGCAGCGAGTCACTGCCCGTGGGAACTCCCTCGGCTGCtgaaagacagacaggcagacagacag agatCCACAGAGACTTCTTACACAGGCCTCCCTCAGGATACCTGCCAGAAGAAATCTGGAGGAAAGCTG GTACTACAAGCATCCCGCTCTCGCCAGCACTAAAGCACCTCCAAAACAGGCAGG aggagGCGGTGAATGAGGTGAAGCGACAGGCGATGTCAGAGCTGCAGAAGGCAGTGTCGGACGCCGAGAGGAAAGCTCATGAGATGATTTCGGCCGAACGCTCTAAAATGGAGAGGGCGCTGGCCGACGCCAAGAGGCAAGCCTCTGAGGACGCACTAACAGTCATCAACCAGCAGGAGGACTccagtgaa AGCTGCTGGAATTGCGGGAGGAAAGCCAGTGAGACGTGCAGCGGCTGCAACACGGCTCGCTACTGCGGCTCCTTCTGCCAACACAAAGACTGGGAGAAGCACCACCACGTCTGTGGTCAGGGCCTGCAGGGGATGCCAGGGGGCAGCAGCGTCCCTCTAGGCACCCCATCCTCGGCGTCCTCCAGTGCGCCCCCCACCCACTCGGAGAGCACTCCTCCAGGAGCCTTGTCCTTGGCGGGCCAGAGCAGTATTGCGGGAGGGGCTGGCAGCGGCAGCGGAAGTGTCTCTGCCAGCCCCAAGGAGAGCAGTTCCAGCAGTGCCTCTCGCTCCACGACTCCAGCTACCCCCGCCCTACTGGATGCCACCTCTCGCTGA
- the cbfa2t3 gene encoding protein CBFA2T3 isoform X3, which produces MSSKVHLERQRKVDQRAGASSAPAFAPRVPTVTLISHRELRGKHTNGHRLQHGSLDLNLATGGYYRCSEGRRVQKVGTMPDSPADVKTQPRSTPPTMPPPPPAVSQATNRNASFTPATSKSMLNGSSHSPTSLNGAPSTPNGFSNGPAMSSTASLSNQQLPPACGARQLCKLKRFLTTLQQFGNDISPEIGERVRSLVLGLVNSTLTIEEFHSKLHEATNFPLRPFVIPFLKANLPLLQRELLHCARLAKQTPAQYLAQHEQLLLDANASSPLDSSEIMLEMNEHGKRRTPDRTKDSSERDGLHPEHLAKRPCTISPSQRFSPSTGLPAHPPPNGLPTHPPNGLPHPPNPQVGPQHYRLEDMALAHQYRDAYRHNEHRDPRDRHRPTAVHGARQEEVIDHRLTDREWAEEWKHLDNLLNCIMDMVEKTRRSLTVLRRCQEADREEMNHWIRRYSDVEEMKKEIHRDFLHRPPSGYLPEEIWRKAGTTSIPLSPALKHLQNRQEEAVNEVKRQAMSELQKAVSDAERKAHEMISAERSKMERALADAKRQASEDALTVINQQEDSSESCWNCGRKASETCSGCNTARYCGSFCQHKDWEKHHHVCGQGLQGMPGGSSVPLGTPSSASSSAPPTHSESTPPGALSLAGQSSIAGGAGSGSGSVSASPKESSSSSASRSTTPATPALLDATSR; this is translated from the exons GTAGAAGAGTGCAGAAGGTTGGAACAATGCCAGATTCACCTGCGGATGTGAAAACCCAGCCCAGGTCCACCCCACCCACCATGCCTCCTCCACCCCCGGCGGTCAGCCAAGCAACCAATCGCAATGCTTCATTCACCCCTGCTACCAGTAAATCAA TGCTGAACGGGAGCAGCCACTCTCCTACGTCGCTGAACGGTGCTCCGTCCACTCCTAACGGCTTCAGTAATGGGCCGGCCATGTCTTCGACGGCCTCGCTTTCCAACCAGCAGCTACCGCCGGCCTGCGGCGCCCGGCAACTCTGCAAACTGAAGCGCTTCCTGACCACGCTGCAGCAGTTCGGCAACGACATATCGCCGGAGATTGGGGAGAGAGTGCGCAGCCTTGTGCTGGGGCTGGTG AACTCCACTCTCACCATCGAAGAGTTTCACTCCAAACTTCACGAGGCCACCAACTTCCCTCTGAGGCCGTTCGTCATTCCCTTCCTGAAG GCAAACCTGCCCCTGCTGCAGAGAGAGTTGCTCCACTGTGCCAGGTTGGCCAAGCAGACTCCAGCTCAGTATCTGGCCCAACACGAGCAGCTTCTCCTGGACGCCAATGCCAGCTCGCCCCTCGACTCCTCCGAGATCATGCTAGAGATGAATGAGCACGGCAAGAGAAGGACCCCTGACAG GACCAAAGACAGCTCAGAGAGAGATGGGTTACACCCGGAGCACCTGGCTAAGAGGCCCTGCACCATCAGCCCCAGTCAACGCTTCAGCCCCAGCACGGGTCTCCCCGCTCACCCGCCTCCCAACGGCCTCCCCACACACCCTCCCAACGGCCTGCCCCACCCACCCAACCCCCAAGTAGGACCCCAGCACTATCGCTTAGAAGACATGGCCCTGGCGCACCAATACAGAGACGCTTATAGACATAATGAGCACCGCGACCCCCGAGACCGGCACCGGCCGACAG CAGTGCATGGAGCCCGCCAAGAGGAGGTGATTGACCACCGTCTTACAGATCGAGAGTGGGCAGAGGAATGGAAGCACCTCGATAAT CTGCTGAACTGCATCATGGACATGGTGGAGAAGACGCGCCGCTCCCTGACGGTGCTGCGCCGCTGCCAGGAGGCCGACCGCGAGGAGATGAATCACTGGATTCGGCGTTACAGCGACGTGGAGGAGATGAAAAAAG agatCCACAGAGACTTCTTACACAGGCCTCCCTCAGGATACCTGCCAGAAGAAATCTGGAGGAAAGCTG GTACTACAAGCATCCCGCTCTCGCCAGCACTAAAGCACCTCCAAAACAGGCAGG aggagGCGGTGAATGAGGTGAAGCGACAGGCGATGTCAGAGCTGCAGAAGGCAGTGTCGGACGCCGAGAGGAAAGCTCATGAGATGATTTCGGCCGAACGCTCTAAAATGGAGAGGGCGCTGGCCGACGCCAAGAGGCAAGCCTCTGAGGACGCACTAACAGTCATCAACCAGCAGGAGGACTccagtgaa AGCTGCTGGAATTGCGGGAGGAAAGCCAGTGAGACGTGCAGCGGCTGCAACACGGCTCGCTACTGCGGCTCCTTCTGCCAACACAAAGACTGGGAGAAGCACCACCACGTCTGTGGTCAGGGCCTGCAGGGGATGCCAGGGGGCAGCAGCGTCCCTCTAGGCACCCCATCCTCGGCGTCCTCCAGTGCGCCCCCCACCCACTCGGAGAGCACTCCTCCAGGAGCCTTGTCCTTGGCGGGCCAGAGCAGTATTGCGGGAGGGGCTGGCAGCGGCAGCGGAAGTGTCTCTGCCAGCCCCAAGGAGAGCAGTTCCAGCAGTGCCTCTCGCTCCACGACTCCAGCTACCCCCGCCCTACTGGATGCCACCTCTCGCTGA
- the cbfa2t3 gene encoding protein CBFA2T3 isoform X2: MSSKVHLERQRKVDQRAGASSAPAFAPRVPTVTLISHRELRGKHTNGHRLQHGSLDLNLATGGYYRCSEGRRVQKVGTMPDSPADVKTQPRSTPPTMPPPPPAVSQATNRNASFTPATSKSMLNGSSHSPTSLNGAPSTPNGFSNGPAMSSTASLSNQQLPPACGARQLCKLKRFLTTLQQFGNDISPEIGERVRSLVLGLVNSTLTIEEFHSKLHEATNFPLRPFVIPFLKANLPLLQRELLHCARLAKQTPAQYLAQHEQLLLDANASSPLDSSEIMLEMNEHGKRRTPDRTKDSSERDGLHPEHLAKRPCTISPSQRFSPSTGLPAHPPPNGLPTHPPNGLPHPPNPQVGPQHYRLEDMALAHQYRDAYRHNEHRDPRDRHRPTVHGARQEEVIDHRLTDREWAEEWKHLDNLLNCIMDMVEKTRRSLTVLRRCQEADREEMNHWIRRYSDVEEMKKGGSNGQHCLPPPPPPLPPPTPHHNSSSNTASSSESLPVGTPSAAERQTGRQTEIHRDFLHRPPSGYLPEEIWRKAGTTSIPLSPALKHLQNRQEEAVNEVKRQAMSELQKAVSDAERKAHEMISAERSKMERALADAKRQASEDALTVINQQEDSSESCWNCGRKASETCSGCNTARYCGSFCQHKDWEKHHHVCGQGLQGMPGGSSVPLGTPSSASSSAPPTHSESTPPGALSLAGQSSIAGGAGSGSGSVSASPKESSSSSASRSTTPATPALLDATSR; this comes from the exons GTAGAAGAGTGCAGAAGGTTGGAACAATGCCAGATTCACCTGCGGATGTGAAAACCCAGCCCAGGTCCACCCCACCCACCATGCCTCCTCCACCCCCGGCGGTCAGCCAAGCAACCAATCGCAATGCTTCATTCACCCCTGCTACCAGTAAATCAA TGCTGAACGGGAGCAGCCACTCTCCTACGTCGCTGAACGGTGCTCCGTCCACTCCTAACGGCTTCAGTAATGGGCCGGCCATGTCTTCGACGGCCTCGCTTTCCAACCAGCAGCTACCGCCGGCCTGCGGCGCCCGGCAACTCTGCAAACTGAAGCGCTTCCTGACCACGCTGCAGCAGTTCGGCAACGACATATCGCCGGAGATTGGGGAGAGAGTGCGCAGCCTTGTGCTGGGGCTGGTG AACTCCACTCTCACCATCGAAGAGTTTCACTCCAAACTTCACGAGGCCACCAACTTCCCTCTGAGGCCGTTCGTCATTCCCTTCCTGAAG GCAAACCTGCCCCTGCTGCAGAGAGAGTTGCTCCACTGTGCCAGGTTGGCCAAGCAGACTCCAGCTCAGTATCTGGCCCAACACGAGCAGCTTCTCCTGGACGCCAATGCCAGCTCGCCCCTCGACTCCTCCGAGATCATGCTAGAGATGAATGAGCACGGCAAGAGAAGGACCCCTGACAG GACCAAAGACAGCTCAGAGAGAGATGGGTTACACCCGGAGCACCTGGCTAAGAGGCCCTGCACCATCAGCCCCAGTCAACGCTTCAGCCCCAGCACGGGTCTCCCCGCTCACCCGCCTCCCAACGGCCTCCCCACACACCCTCCCAACGGCCTGCCCCACCCACCCAACCCCCAAGTAGGACCCCAGCACTATCGCTTAGAAGACATGGCCCTGGCGCACCAATACAGAGACGCTTATAGACATAATGAGCACCGCGACCCCCGAGACCGGCACCGGCCGACAG TGCATGGAGCCCGCCAAGAGGAGGTGATTGACCACCGTCTTACAGATCGAGAGTGGGCAGAGGAATGGAAGCACCTCGATAAT CTGCTGAACTGCATCATGGACATGGTGGAGAAGACGCGCCGCTCCCTGACGGTGCTGCGCCGCTGCCAGGAGGCCGACCGCGAGGAGATGAATCACTGGATTCGGCGTTACAGCGACGTGGAGGAGATGAAAAAAGGTGGGAGCAACGGACAGCactgccttcctcctcctcctcctcctcttcctcctcctactcctcacCACAACTCCTCCTCCAACACAGCTAGCAGCAGCGAGTCACTGCCCGTGGGAACTCCCTCGGCTGCtgaaagacagacaggcagacagacag agatCCACAGAGACTTCTTACACAGGCCTCCCTCAGGATACCTGCCAGAAGAAATCTGGAGGAAAGCTG GTACTACAAGCATCCCGCTCTCGCCAGCACTAAAGCACCTCCAAAACAGGCAGG aggagGCGGTGAATGAGGTGAAGCGACAGGCGATGTCAGAGCTGCAGAAGGCAGTGTCGGACGCCGAGAGGAAAGCTCATGAGATGATTTCGGCCGAACGCTCTAAAATGGAGAGGGCGCTGGCCGACGCCAAGAGGCAAGCCTCTGAGGACGCACTAACAGTCATCAACCAGCAGGAGGACTccagtgaa AGCTGCTGGAATTGCGGGAGGAAAGCCAGTGAGACGTGCAGCGGCTGCAACACGGCTCGCTACTGCGGCTCCTTCTGCCAACACAAAGACTGGGAGAAGCACCACCACGTCTGTGGTCAGGGCCTGCAGGGGATGCCAGGGGGCAGCAGCGTCCCTCTAGGCACCCCATCCTCGGCGTCCTCCAGTGCGCCCCCCACCCACTCGGAGAGCACTCCTCCAGGAGCCTTGTCCTTGGCGGGCCAGAGCAGTATTGCGGGAGGGGCTGGCAGCGGCAGCGGAAGTGTCTCTGCCAGCCCCAAGGAGAGCAGTTCCAGCAGTGCCTCTCGCTCCACGACTCCAGCTACCCCCGCCCTACTGGATGCCACCTCTCGCTGA
- the cbfa2t3 gene encoding protein CBFA2T3 isoform X4 — MPDSPADVKTQPRSTPPTMPPPPPAVSQATNRNASFTPATSKSMLNGSSHSPTSLNGAPSTPNGFSNGPAMSSTASLSNQQLPPACGARQLCKLKRFLTTLQQFGNDISPEIGERVRSLVLGLVNSTLTIEEFHSKLHEATNFPLRPFVIPFLKANLPLLQRELLHCARLAKQTPAQYLAQHEQLLLDANASSPLDSSEIMLEMNEHGKRRTPDRTKDSSERDGLHPEHLAKRPCTISPSQRFSPSTGLPAHPPPNGLPTHPPNGLPHPPNPQVGPQHYRLEDMALAHQYRDAYRHNEHRDPRDRHRPTAVHGARQEEVIDHRLTDREWAEEWKHLDNLLNCIMDMVEKTRRSLTVLRRCQEADREEMNHWIRRYSDVEEMKKGGSNGQHCLPPPPPPLPPPTPHHNSSSNTASSSESLPVGTPSAAERQTGRQTEIHRDFLHRPPSGYLPEEIWRKAGTTSIPLSPALKHLQNRQEEAVNEVKRQAMSELQKAVSDAERKAHEMISAERSKMERALADAKRQASEDALTVINQQEDSSESCWNCGRKASETCSGCNTARYCGSFCQHKDWEKHHHVCGQGLQGMPGGSSVPLGTPSSASSSAPPTHSESTPPGALSLAGQSSIAGGAGSGSGSVSASPKESSSSSASRSTTPATPALLDATSR, encoded by the exons ATGCCAGATTCACCTGCGGATGTGAAAACCCAGCCCAGGTCCACCCCACCCACCATGCCTCCTCCACCCCCGGCGGTCAGCCAAGCAACCAATCGCAATGCTTCATTCACCCCTGCTACCAGTAAATCAA TGCTGAACGGGAGCAGCCACTCTCCTACGTCGCTGAACGGTGCTCCGTCCACTCCTAACGGCTTCAGTAATGGGCCGGCCATGTCTTCGACGGCCTCGCTTTCCAACCAGCAGCTACCGCCGGCCTGCGGCGCCCGGCAACTCTGCAAACTGAAGCGCTTCCTGACCACGCTGCAGCAGTTCGGCAACGACATATCGCCGGAGATTGGGGAGAGAGTGCGCAGCCTTGTGCTGGGGCTGGTG AACTCCACTCTCACCATCGAAGAGTTTCACTCCAAACTTCACGAGGCCACCAACTTCCCTCTGAGGCCGTTCGTCATTCCCTTCCTGAAG GCAAACCTGCCCCTGCTGCAGAGAGAGTTGCTCCACTGTGCCAGGTTGGCCAAGCAGACTCCAGCTCAGTATCTGGCCCAACACGAGCAGCTTCTCCTGGACGCCAATGCCAGCTCGCCCCTCGACTCCTCCGAGATCATGCTAGAGATGAATGAGCACGGCAAGAGAAGGACCCCTGACAG GACCAAAGACAGCTCAGAGAGAGATGGGTTACACCCGGAGCACCTGGCTAAGAGGCCCTGCACCATCAGCCCCAGTCAACGCTTCAGCCCCAGCACGGGTCTCCCCGCTCACCCGCCTCCCAACGGCCTCCCCACACACCCTCCCAACGGCCTGCCCCACCCACCCAACCCCCAAGTAGGACCCCAGCACTATCGCTTAGAAGACATGGCCCTGGCGCACCAATACAGAGACGCTTATAGACATAATGAGCACCGCGACCCCCGAGACCGGCACCGGCCGACAG CAGTGCATGGAGCCCGCCAAGAGGAGGTGATTGACCACCGTCTTACAGATCGAGAGTGGGCAGAGGAATGGAAGCACCTCGATAAT CTGCTGAACTGCATCATGGACATGGTGGAGAAGACGCGCCGCTCCCTGACGGTGCTGCGCCGCTGCCAGGAGGCCGACCGCGAGGAGATGAATCACTGGATTCGGCGTTACAGCGACGTGGAGGAGATGAAAAAAGGTGGGAGCAACGGACAGCactgccttcctcctcctcctcctcctcttcctcctcctactcctcacCACAACTCCTCCTCCAACACAGCTAGCAGCAGCGAGTCACTGCCCGTGGGAACTCCCTCGGCTGCtgaaagacagacaggcagacagacag agatCCACAGAGACTTCTTACACAGGCCTCCCTCAGGATACCTGCCAGAAGAAATCTGGAGGAAAGCTG GTACTACAAGCATCCCGCTCTCGCCAGCACTAAAGCACCTCCAAAACAGGCAGG aggagGCGGTGAATGAGGTGAAGCGACAGGCGATGTCAGAGCTGCAGAAGGCAGTGTCGGACGCCGAGAGGAAAGCTCATGAGATGATTTCGGCCGAACGCTCTAAAATGGAGAGGGCGCTGGCCGACGCCAAGAGGCAAGCCTCTGAGGACGCACTAACAGTCATCAACCAGCAGGAGGACTccagtgaa AGCTGCTGGAATTGCGGGAGGAAAGCCAGTGAGACGTGCAGCGGCTGCAACACGGCTCGCTACTGCGGCTCCTTCTGCCAACACAAAGACTGGGAGAAGCACCACCACGTCTGTGGTCAGGGCCTGCAGGGGATGCCAGGGGGCAGCAGCGTCCCTCTAGGCACCCCATCCTCGGCGTCCTCCAGTGCGCCCCCCACCCACTCGGAGAGCACTCCTCCAGGAGCCTTGTCCTTGGCGGGCCAGAGCAGTATTGCGGGAGGGGCTGGCAGCGGCAGCGGAAGTGTCTCTGCCAGCCCCAAGGAGAGCAGTTCCAGCAGTGCCTCTCGCTCCACGACTCCAGCTACCCCCGCCCTACTGGATGCCACCTCTCGCTGA